The Denticeps clupeoides chromosome 5, fDenClu1.1, whole genome shotgun sequence genome includes a region encoding these proteins:
- the LOC114790547 gene encoding uncharacterized protein LOC114790547 isoform X2 — protein sequence MESAASPQKKFKSSTKKRQRQFVCDIEFTGKNGSVQTIPSLAKVLKGIAEPILGLQYVYEYRSPTKSAPPYYVCRLCKVQQLQLEMVSHIKGWKHSFRYLRRNHPNKVSHGESDINKDQSLRKALKETVLKVVKSEGRGNHKVVMKEPSEMGAFQTTSSSKSFVSPAHSVRAPKLVSGLFGYSDFPADFGVRDSDLRVRNFPEDRPLPLDDDDFGAGPRNSKPDRSYPDDFCSNRMGEGSMGGVNNESVPATLLKYLDSFRIETESDAQIVLKVTQKLTDILMEYRLRTVSSAPKSSLPPLSPLGFSSHMQSSSDRFGDDDRFGTSNHFGGSDRFSSSDRFSSSLEGSSRFYN from the exons ATGGAGAGTGCCGCGAGTCCCCAGAAGAAGTTTAAAAGCAGCACCAAG AAACGGCAGCGGCAGTTCGTGTGTGACATAG AGTTCACAGGCAAAAATGGAAGCGTCCAGACCATCCCCTCCCTGGCGAAGGTGCTGAAAGGCATTGCAGAACCCATCTTAG gtctgCAGTATGTCTATGAGTATCGCAGCCCCACCAAGTCGGCGCCCCCGTACTACGTGTGCCGCTTGTGTAAagtccagcagctgcagctggagatgGTGTCTCACATCAAGGGATGGAAACACTCCTTCAGATACCTG AGAAGGAACCACCCCAACAAGGTGAGCCACGGAGAGTCGGACATCAACAAGGACCAGTCCCTGAGGAAGGCGCTCAAAGAAACTGTTCTGAAGGTGGTGAAAAGCGAGGGCCGTGGGAATCATAAG GTAGTCATGAAGGAGCCTTCTGAAATGGGAGCTTTTCAGACCACGA GTTCTTCGAAATCATTCGTATCGCCAGCACACAGCGTCCGAGCCCCCAAGCTTGTGTCAG GCTTGTTTGGGTACAGCGACTTCCCCGCAGACTTTGGGGTGCGTGACAGTGACCTGCGCGTGCGAAATTTCCCTGAGGATCGGCCTCTGCCGCTGGACGATGACGACTTTGGTGCGGGTCCTCGAAACAGCAAGCCGGACCGGTCCTACCCTGACGACTTCTGCAGTAACCGCATGGGTGAAGGGTCGATGGGTGGAGTCAACAACGAGAGCGTCCCTGCAACACTGCTGAAGTACCtg GATTCATTTCGGATTGAGACCGAGAGTGATGCTCAGATCGTGTTGAAAGTCACTCAGAAGCTGACAGACATCCTGATGGAGTACCGGCTCAGGACCGTCTCCTCG GCTCCCAAGTCGTCCCTCCCGCCACTCTCCCCACTGGGCTTCTCTTCTCACATGCAGAGCAGCAGCGACCGCTTTGGTGATGATGACCGGTTCGGCACCAGTAATCATTTTGGTGGCAGTGACCGTTTTTCAAGTAGCGACAGGTTC